In the Candidatus Omnitrophota bacterium genome, one interval contains:
- a CDS encoding prepilin-type N-terminal cleavage/methylation domain-containing protein, protein MRYNRSGIRAFTLVEILIALAVVGVLFGLIFAFYRSAIDRSKYVGAVATVDSISKAEEISQMNTGEYVAAADTQEVNEKLGLDIESKEYNFKVIGVTNDNFIVLAEKILDDINSGDLSSDQAVIARDKTGPIPPESVDTQGDETSPGENSPPGGDSPGGGSPGGGAPSGESSPVSTPGGGGSPTGGGIRTIRPRQSTLSADILNLLDGTISGQWALDLIANNSIKVVYVDINDYGLSGALAFWGGTRDGYIVVDRHNVFVTGNTIFVNENLPALGYPDTAIASIITHEATHADYDYHPQAWIDATKLAHPELTDSDIHITKYPGDSIDQEYQAFNNATTTWREIRGADRNTEMDDWITLQDTPPPPIDIGPEAAMKAEIRTRYPTNPPIPIGSGGLPEY, encoded by the coding sequence ATGCGATATAATAGGTCCGGGATAAGGGCGTTTACCCTAGTCGAGATATTGATCGCGCTCGCGGTAGTAGGGGTCCTTTTTGGCCTTATATTCGCCTTCTACAGGTCCGCCATAGACAGGTCCAAGTATGTTGGGGCCGTCGCCACGGTAGATTCTATCAGTAAGGCCGAAGAGATAAGCCAGATGAATACCGGCGAGTATGTGGCTGCCGCCGACACGCAAGAGGTAAACGAAAAACTCGGGCTGGATATAGAATCGAAAGAATATAATTTTAAGGTTATCGGGGTAACGAACGATAATTTCATCGTCCTGGCGGAAAAGATACTAGATGATATCAATAGCGGAGACCTTTCTTCGGATCAGGCCGTAATAGCCAGGGATAAAACCGGGCCGATCCCTCCGGAATCGGTCGATACCCAAGGAGATGAAACCTCTCCCGGAGAAAATAGTCCCCCCGGCGGTGATTCTCCCGGCGGCGGTAGTCCGGGCGGCGGGGCTCCTTCGGGCGAAAGCAGCCCGGTTAGCACCCCGGGCGGGGGCGGAAGCCCTACCGGCGGCGGGATCCGGACGATAAGGCCGCGCCAAAGCACCCTCAGCGCCGACATATTAAATTTACTGGACGGCACTATCTCAGGACAGTGGGCGCTCGACCTTATCGCTAACAATAGCATAAAAGTAGTCTATGTCGACATTAATGATTACGGCCTTTCGGGCGCTTTGGCTTTTTGGGGAGGCACAAGAGATGGTTATATAGTCGTCGACAGGCATAACGTATTCGTAACAGGCAACACGATATTCGTAAACGAGAACCTTCCCGCGCTTGGGTATCCCGATACCGCCATAGCTTCCATAATCACGCATGAAGCTACTCATGCCGATTACGATTATCATCCCCAGGCATGGATAGACGCGACTAAACTCGCGCATCCGGAATTGACGGATAGCGACATCCATATAACCAAGTATCCGGGAGATTCCATAGACCAGGAATACCAGGCTTTTAATAACGCCACGACCACCTGGAGGGAAATAAGGGGAGCCGATAGAAATACCGAAATGGATGATTGGATCACGCTCCAGGATACGCCTCCTCCGCCTATAGATATAGGGCCGGAAGCGGCCATGAAAGCTGAGATCAGGACCAGGTATCCGACCAATCCGCCGATACCGATAGGATCGGGCGGGTTGCCGGAATATTGA
- a CDS encoding glycosyltransferase family 39 protein: protein MTDKINILILIACCLFLYFIGSASINLTDPDEVFYTGTAKEMLANKSLLTPLIFGKPQFEKPPLFYWMLMGSFKAFGINTFAARLVPALVGLIGVMGTYFFMRKISGAQVSFYAALFLSAAFLYFGLSKTVITDIAFSVFTAFALYSFYIWYRSRKDPYVALFMITLSLAVLTKGPLAVVLVFAAIIPFLFLAKGAKALPAFLLNRYWLIFLALGCGWFVYAVAKYGNEFVGEFFVRDNWHRIIYAEHRSSDRWYFYPAVVIGGMAPWTAYLLFLGKGFKEHRDEYLFFISWIVSTFLILTCAHSKLASYILPLFPALCCALAISVNSLSGRPKSLIAAGAVNILFGAAGLIASPFIAKEYPDLAKPFFLSLFLLFIFMTAGGVSLIKGRIKQAVFLNIAALAAFLLAGVSSVPAKLETAFSDHGLPEIVRKHGYEGKPIVCSKMYVRGVYFYTGNPVLVLNMGGKKPFWSDHPLDVLSTEAEAVTFFRDKDKVLCVLTEEGLEKINGFFGSGRRNAVISSNLDRVVVLSEKISPLK, encoded by the coding sequence ATGACTGATAAAATAAATATTCTTATACTTATAGCATGCTGTCTATTCTTGTATTTTATCGGAAGCGCCTCCATTAATCTTACCGATCCGGACGAGGTCTTCTACACCGGTACGGCAAAAGAGATGCTCGCTAACAAAAGCCTTCTTACGCCGCTTATCTTCGGAAAACCCCAGTTCGAGAAACCCCCGTTATTTTATTGGATGCTGATGGGTTCCTTCAAGGCCTTCGGCATCAATACATTCGCGGCGCGGCTTGTCCCTGCCCTGGTCGGGCTGATAGGAGTCATGGGGACTTATTTTTTCATGAGGAAGATATCCGGCGCCCAGGTCTCTTTTTACGCGGCCCTGTTCCTGTCGGCCGCGTTTTTGTATTTCGGGCTTTCAAAGACGGTGATCACCGATATCGCCTTTTCGGTCTTTACGGCATTCGCCCTTTACTCCTTTTATATCTGGTACAGGTCCAGGAAAGACCCTTATGTAGCCCTTTTTATGATAACCCTCTCCCTGGCCGTATTGACAAAAGGTCCGCTCGCCGTAGTCCTTGTTTTCGCCGCCATAATCCCGTTCCTCTTTTTGGCCAAGGGAGCCAAGGCCTTGCCGGCATTCTTACTGAACAGGTACTGGCTCATATTCCTGGCGCTCGGATGCGGCTGGTTTGTTTATGCCGTCGCAAAATACGGGAATGAGTTTGTCGGGGAATTTTTTGTGCGCGATAACTGGCACAGGATAATCTATGCAGAACACCGGAGTTCCGACAGATGGTATTTCTATCCGGCCGTCGTAATAGGGGGCATGGCCCCGTGGACGGCTTACCTCTTATTCCTGGGAAAGGGCTTTAAGGAGCATAGGGACGAATACCTCTTCTTTATCTCATGGATCGTCTCGACCTTTTTGATATTAACCTGCGCGCATTCTAAATTAGCCAGTTATATACTTCCGCTCTTCCCCGCGCTTTGTTGCGCCCTTGCCATTTCCGTGAATTCACTGTCCGGCAGGCCGAAGTCGCTTATCGCCGCGGGAGCCGTTAATATCCTTTTTGGGGCGGCAGGATTGATAGCGTCGCCGTTTATCGCGAAAGAATATCCGGACCTGGCAAAACCGTTTTTTTTGAGCCTTTTCCTACTTTTTATTTTCATGACGGCAGGAGGGGTATCGCTGATAAAAGGCAGGATAAAGCAGGCGGTATTTTTGAATATCGCGGCGCTCGCGGCTTTTCTGCTCGCGGGGGTATCTTCGGTCCCGGCTAAACTTGAAACAGCTTTTAGCGATCACGGCCTTCCTGAAATCGTGAGGAAGCACGGGTATGAAGGAAAGCCGATAGTTTGCAGCAAGATGTATGTGAGAGGGGTATATTTTTATACCGGAAACCCGGTCCTGGTCTTGAATATGGGCGGGAAAAAACCTTTTTGGAGCGACCATCCCTTAGATGTATTGAGCACGGAAGCGGAGGCGGTGACTTTTTTCAGGGATAAGGATAAAGTACTGTGTGTCTTGACTGAAGAAGGCCTGGAGAAGATAAACGGGTTTTTCGGAAGCGGCAGGAGGAACGCGGTGATATCGAGCAATTTAGACAGGGTGGTCGTCCTAAGCGAAAAAATCTCCCCGTTAAAATAG
- a CDS encoding HigA family addiction module antitoxin — protein MYNTKKYKFNPDYAVAPGETVLEYLNHLGMTQAELSTRTGRPLKTINEIIKGKQAITPETALQFERALGMTASFWNNLEKNYREVLVGNRETRLLGNHLEWLNKIPVNGMIANEWIKKCDNPVYQLQEVLSFFGVASPRELSANCSQVVYRQSKKLRGDPWAICAWLREGELVAQAITCDAYDSAKFRAALNTIRGMTVEPISDVLVKWQSLCAECGIALVLVKELPNLKVNGATRWISKDKAVIQLSLLYKFADIFWFTFFHEAGHILLHGKKEVFIESHGKENNNEKEADEFAENILIPKREYSTFINADSFTYEDIIKFSKKIDISPGIILGRLQFEKRVPYNSFSSLKQRFCWK, from the coding sequence ATGTATAACACAAAAAAATATAAATTTAATCCTGATTATGCTGTTGCTCCCGGGGAGACGGTATTAGAATACCTCAATCATCTAGGGATGACTCAAGCAGAATTGTCTACTAGAACGGGCAGACCATTAAAAACAATTAATGAGATTATAAAAGGGAAACAAGCCATAACACCGGAAACTGCGCTGCAATTCGAAAGAGCGCTTGGAATGACTGCTAGCTTCTGGAATAATCTCGAAAAAAATTATCGTGAAGTATTAGTTGGCAATAGAGAAACTCGACTTCTAGGAAATCATCTTGAATGGCTTAATAAAATACCAGTTAATGGCATGATAGCCAATGAATGGATAAAGAAATGTGACAACCCTGTTTATCAATTGCAGGAAGTTTTATCTTTTTTTGGAGTTGCAAGCCCAAGAGAATTATCTGCAAACTGTTCTCAGGTTGTTTATAGACAATCCAAAAAATTAAGAGGTGACCCTTGGGCAATTTGCGCATGGTTAAGAGAAGGGGAGTTAGTAGCTCAAGCCATAACTTGCGATGCTTATGATAGTGCGAAATTCCGTGCCGCTTTAAATACAATAAGAGGAATGACGGTAGAACCTATTTCTGATGTTTTGGTTAAATGGCAAAGTCTTTGCGCTGAATGCGGAATCGCTCTAGTTCTTGTGAAGGAACTCCCAAATTTAAAAGTTAATGGCGCTACTCGTTGGATATCAAAAGACAAAGCCGTTATTCAGCTTTCATTGTTATATAAGTTTGCCGATATATTTTGGTTTACTTTTTTTCATGAAGCAGGCCATATATTATTGCATGGCAAAAAAGAAGTCTTTATTGAAAGCCATGGTAAAGAAAACAATAATGAAAAAGAAGCAGATGAATTTGCAGAAAATATTCTGATACCAAAACGTGAATATAGTACATTTATTAATGCAGATAGTTTTACTTATGAAGATATTATAAAATTTTCTAAAAAAATTGATATTTCCCCAGGAATTATACTTGGTCGTTTGCAATTTGAAAAGAGAGTACCTTACAATAGTTTTAGTAGTTTAAAACAAAGATTTTGCTGGAAGTGA
- a CDS encoding helix-turn-helix transcriptional regulator encodes MDKTIYSEGHKILVKKLIEARKSRKLKQEDVAKLLGRTQSYVSKIEAGQRRVDLIQLKEFAKIYRKNINYFL; translated from the coding sequence ATGGACAAGACAATCTATAGTGAAGGTCATAAAATTCTCGTTAAAAAGCTTATAGAAGCTCGTAAATCGAGAAAGCTTAAACAAGAAGACGTTGCAAAACTACTCGGCAGAACACAATCATATGTTTCTAAAATAGAGGCTGGACAGCGAAGAGTGGATTTAATACAATTAAAAGAATTTGCTAAAATTTACAGGAAAAATATAAACTATTTCCTTTAA
- a CDS encoding tyrosine-type recombinase/integrase, translated as MGVYEKNGNWYIRYYIGDKNVRRKVGPTKGLAEIALKKIKVAMAEGKYLDIKREQKIKFEEFADEYIKTHSKTNNKSWEQTDLHTVKCLKAFFAGKYLSEITPQMVEQFKAKRVTEVKPATTNRALALLKSIFNKATAWNKFDGRNPVKGIKFYKEHPRLRFLEREDITKLIDNNTEPLKSIVIIALNTGMRRGEIFNLKWHDIDFERGIISLYQTKNGEQRKVPMNEQVKQTIIAVRKTPDSPYIFCNKDKRPYCDIRKSFFTACDKCGITDFHFHDLRHTFASQLVMSGIDLNTVRELLGHKTIEMTLRYAHLSPDFKKRAVDILGRKIGILPMPVQKEAEKTEVFKIATTAFIQE; from the coding sequence ATGGGAGTATACGAAAAGAACGGAAACTGGTATATACGCTACTACATTGGTGACAAAAACGTAAGAAGAAAAGTAGGCCCAACCAAGGGTCTAGCTGAAATTGCGCTTAAAAAGATAAAAGTTGCGATGGCCGAGGGCAAATATTTAGATATAAAGAGAGAACAGAAGATTAAGTTTGAAGAATTCGCTGATGAATATATAAAGACACACTCAAAAACAAACAACAAATCTTGGGAACAAACCGACCTTCATACTGTTAAGTGCTTAAAAGCATTCTTCGCTGGTAAGTATCTAAGCGAAATAACTCCTCAGATGGTGGAGCAATTTAAAGCAAAAAGAGTAACAGAAGTAAAGCCGGCTACTACCAACAGGGCGCTGGCGTTACTGAAGTCTATTTTCAATAAAGCTACAGCATGGAATAAGTTTGATGGTCGAAATCCAGTTAAAGGAATTAAATTTTATAAAGAACACCCAAGACTTCGTTTTTTGGAAAGGGAAGACATTACTAAATTAATAGACAATAATACCGAACCTTTAAAATCAATAGTCATAATCGCTCTAAATACTGGAATGAGAAGAGGAGAGATATTTAATCTTAAATGGCATGACATAGATTTTGAGAGAGGGATAATTAGTTTATACCAAACAAAGAACGGGGAACAAAGAAAAGTCCCAATGAATGAGCAAGTCAAACAGACTATTATTGCGGTAAGAAAGACGCCGGATAGTCCTTACATATTCTGCAATAAAGACAAAAGACCATACTGCGATATAAGAAAATCATTTTTTACAGCATGCGATAAATGCGGTATAACTGATTTTCATTTTCATGATTTAAGACATACTTTTGCTTCTCAATTGGTAATGTCGGGTATCGATTTAAATACAGTCAGAGAGCTGTTGGGGCATAAAACCATTGAGATGACGTTGCGGTATGCTCACCTTTCGCCGGACTTCAAGAAACGAGCAGTTGACATCCTAGGAAGGAAAATAGGCATTCTTCCAATGCCCGTTCAAAAAGAAGCGGAAAAGACAGAAGTTTTTAAAATTGCAACTACGGCATTTATTCAAGAATAA